In Devosia sp. 1566, a single genomic region encodes these proteins:
- a CDS encoding tetratricopeptide repeat protein: MSQDNIFREVDEELRSDRMRAFWRRFAPYILGAAVGVVLIVAINEGWSWYQSSNAAQSSDELYAAFDLADGGDLAAAQTELDRLIADGSGGYPVLAQFRKAGLLAKEGKAAEAVAVYDELANTQSNPRLRELALVFAGTLLVDNGTLADVQTRVETIATEGNPLRNAAREAMGLAQYKAGDFAAAQASFESVLNDPLTQNTTRQRMGYYLGQMVSEGVIAPAPIPDSEATLQSSETIVVDEAGPVEPAAEAPAPEAAAPAAPEAVAPAAPATEAPAAPAPAAPAPATPTTDPVLE, translated from the coding sequence ATGTCCCAGGACAACATCTTTCGCGAAGTCGACGAGGAACTGCGCTCTGATCGCATGCGCGCGTTCTGGCGCCGCTTTGCGCCCTATATCCTGGGTGCAGCCGTTGGCGTGGTGCTGATCGTTGCGATCAACGAAGGGTGGTCCTGGTACCAGTCGAGCAATGCGGCGCAGTCCTCGGACGAGCTTTATGCGGCCTTTGACCTCGCCGACGGGGGCGACCTTGCCGCGGCGCAAACCGAGCTTGATCGCCTGATCGCCGATGGGTCGGGCGGCTATCCGGTGCTGGCGCAGTTCCGCAAGGCGGGGCTGCTGGCCAAGGAAGGCAAGGCGGCCGAGGCCGTGGCCGTTTACGATGAGCTCGCCAATACCCAATCCAATCCGCGCCTGCGCGAACTGGCCCTGGTCTTTGCCGGCACGCTGCTGGTGGACAATGGCACGCTTGCCGATGTGCAGACGCGCGTTGAGACCATCGCAACCGAAGGCAATCCGCTGCGCAATGCAGCGCGCGAAGCCATGGGGCTGGCGCAATACAAGGCCGGCGACTTTGCCGCCGCCCAGGCCAGCTTTGAATCGGTGCTCAACGATCCCCTGACGCAAAACACCACGCGCCAGCGCATGGGCTATTATCTCGGCCAGATGGTATCGGAAGGCGTGATTGCGCCGGCACCGATCCCCGACAGCGAAGCCACGCTGCAATCGAGCGAAACCATCGTCGTCGACGAGGCTGGGCCCGTCGAGCCGGCAGCTGAAGCACCGGCTCCCGAAGCTGCAGCACCCGCTGCGCCAGAAGCTGTTGCCCCGGCGGCCCCGGCCACCGAAGCGCCTGCAGCTCCGGCTCCCGCGGCTCCGGCTCCGGCCACCCCAACCACCGATCCTGTCCTTGAATAA